TTGTCAATATTAATTTTGCTATTTATCAAATAGAACGGACCCGTGGGAGGGGTGCGGTGGCGGGCTCTTTTCTACTTTATATCTTTCAATTCAAGCTGGATCGATTGGACGCCCTGCCAGTTATTGATCGAGGGCGTATATGCCAGGTCTACGCTGTCCCCTGCCTTCGGGATGGAGAGGTTGTTCCTGCCGAACGAGACGGCTTCGCAGGTGATCGTATTGTCCGTCACCCATATCTTGAAACCGTTCTTACCTATGCTCCTGGGCGGGTCTTTGACGATCAGGCGGCGGGACGCAAGCACGGGCCTGGGGTTCTCTTCCCCGAACGGCGACAGGCTTTCAAATTCATCTATGACCGCTTCCCCGATCGCGTTCAGCGGGACGTCCATCTCTATATCGAGCTTGGGGCTGAAGGTCTCTTCCGGGGCGTTCGAGGCGGCCTCTTCGTTTATCCTGCCGGTGAACTCTTCTATCCTGTCCTTCTCTATGGTGAGGCCGCATGCCGATTCATGCCCCCCGAACCCGACCAGGAGGTCCTTGCAGCGCAGCATGTAGTCGAATAGGTGAAAATCGGATATGCTGCGCCCCGACCCTTTCCCATACTTACCGTCGAGAGATATCATTATGGCCGGCCGGTAGAACCTGTCCGCGATCCTGGAGGCAACTATACCTATGACCCCGGGATGCCACCCTTCGCTGGCGAGGACTATGACGCGGTGCCGGGCGAAGTTGATCTCGCGTTCGACCTTGGCCATCGCCTCTTCGAGTATCTTGCCCTCTATCTTCTGGCGGGCCCTGTTCTCGGTATCGAGCATCTTCGCCAGACGCATGGCTTCCGACTCGTCATCGGTGAGGAGCATCTCCAGCGCCTTGAGCGGTGAACCGACCCTGCCCATGGCATTGATCCTCGGGCCGAGTATGAACCCTATATGGCCGCTCGATATATCCTTACCGCTCAGGCCGCCGACCTCCATAAGGGCGTTCAACCCCGCCCTCTTCCTCCTGTTCAACTCCCCGAGGCCGTGTTTTGTCAGGGTGCGGTTCTCCCCGATAAGCGGCGCGACATCGGCCACCGTCCCCAGGCTGACCAGGTCTAGAAAGTCCTCCGCGAAATGGCTCGTGCCGTCGAAGAGCGCCTTTGCCAGCTTATACGCGATGCCCACCCCGGCCAGGTGCTTGAACGGGTATCTGCAGCCCTCCTGCAGCGGATTTATGATCGCGCAGGCGTCGGGGACCCTTCCGGCCGGTATCTCGTGGTGATCGGTGACTATGACATCTATGCCGGAGGCCTTTGCATGGCGTATCTCATTGAAAGAACCTATGCCGCAATCCACGGTGACGATCAGCGTGATACCGTTCTTGTGCGCCTTCTTTATGGCGGAGAGGTTGAGGCCGTACCCCTCCTCCAGGCGGTTAGGTATGTAGCACTCCGCGACGGCTCCCAGCATCTTCAGGGCGGAGCTTACCAGGGCGACGGACGTTATGCCGTCGACGTCGTAATCGCCGTATACTAGTATCCGCTCTTTTTTCCTTATCGCCTCCCTGATACGCGCCACGGCCTTATCCATGTCCTTTAAGAGGAACGGGTCGTGGCAGGAGGATATGGAGGAGGTCAGGAATTCGCTCGCCTTGGCGGGATCGTCAACGCCGCGGTTCGCCAGGAGTTGTGCGGTGACCTTCGATATCCTGAGCTCGGACGCAAGCCGCTCCTGTACCGCGGGATTTGAATCTTTTATTCTCCAGATCTTTCTCATATTTGCACTATATCACTTTATGAAGGGCTCAACGTGGATGAAGACTTCCCTGGCGTTGGATATCTTCGCCATTATATCTCCCCGTATAGCGTCCGTGATCAGGTGGCCCTTCTCGACCTTCATATCCTTGTCCACCTCGATCGTCATATCTATCATGAGCTCAAGCCCCATCTTCCTCACCTTTATATCCTTTATCGCCTTCACGCTATTATTGGTCATTGCGATGACGCGTATGCCGGCTATGACGGATTCCGGCGGGGCGCCGTCCATAAGCTCATCGTACGCCCGGTGGAAACCCAGGACCCCTGTCCGTATGACCAGGAGCGACAGCAGGAATGCCGCCAGGGGGTCGAGCATGGGAAAACCGTGCCGCGCGCCCGCGATGCCTATGAGGGCAACGAGCGACGAGAAGGCATCCGAGGCGATATTCCAGGAATAGACGGTCATCGCGGTGCTCGATATCTTCTTCCCGAGCACATTCGTATACTGGAAGAGGCCGAGCTTTACCGCTATCGAGACGATCGCGGCGACGAGGGCTATCTTTCCGGGGACATACGTCTGGTGCGAAACGACTATGACGTGGATGGAATTATAACCTACCTTGACTCCGAGGGCTATTAAAAATATGGCGAGCAGCTTAGCTATGATCGACTCTGCCTTGCCGTGGCCGTAAGGATGGTCGCGGTCTGCCGGCTTCTTCGCTATCTTGAACCCTATGAGCATGCCGGCGCTCGTCATGGCGTCGCCCAGCGTGTCGAGCGCGTCGGCGATCATCGCGTTGGAATGGCCTACTACGCCGGCGAATATCTTAAAGAGGAACAGGACGCCGTTGACCGCGATGCTGACCACGGACCCCTTCTCCGCATCCCTGTACGCGCCTCCGTTCTCCGACACCGCGCGCTCCTTATCTTCTTACGACCGGTTTCTTCTGCCAGGAGAGTATCAGCGGGCTCGCTATGTAGACGGTGGAGTAGACGCCCGACAGGAAACCGACACAAAGGCAGAACGAAAAACCGTTCAGGACCTCCCCGCCCCACGCCAATAAGGCGATGACGACGAGCATCGTAACGCCCGTGGTAAGGATCGTCCGGGACAGGGTCTGATTCAGGCTGAGGTTCAGGATCTCCGCGAAGCTGCCCTTCTTGACGAGCCGCATATTCTCCCGGATCCTGTCAAAGATGACTATGGTGTCGTTTATCGAATAACCGGCGATGGTGAGAAGCGCCGCAACGACGGTAAGGTCCAACTGTCTCTGCGTGAGGGCAAGGGCGCCCACCGCGACGAATATATCATGGAATAGCGCCACCACACCGGCTATCCCGTACTTCAGGTTGAACCTGATCATTACATATATCAGGATGCCGGCTATGGCGAGCAGGAGAGATGCGCTGGCATTCTGCCGCAGGTTTTTGCCTACAGCGGGGCCTACCGTCTCCACCCGCAGCAGCTCGAACGAATTATCCTTGAATTGCTCCCTGAAGAGCTCTTTCAGCTTCTTGGTGATATCCTGCTGGGTCCTGATGATCACTTCCCTTGGGTTCCCGTATTGCTGTATCGAGGCGTTGCCGTATCCTATGCTCTTCAACGCCCCTCTCATGTCGTCGACCCTCACCTCTTTCTCGAAAAGGAATTGCTGGAGTGTGCCTCCTGAGAAATCTACCCCCAGGTTCTTCTCTCCCCGCATGGCGAATATGGAGATACCGGCGATTATGACCACGGCCGATATGACGTAGCATATCTTGCGCTTGCCTATAAAATCTATCTTGGTTGCCGGGAATAACTGCATGAACCTGAGTTTTGCCAGCCCGAACTGATCGCACATAAGTTCAAATACCACCCTGGTACAGACCACTGACGTAAAGAGGTTGGCTACAAGACCTATGGTAAGGGTCACCGCGAAACCCCTTATCGGACCGGTGCCGAATTTGAATATCAGCGCGGCCGCCACGATCGTCGTAACGTTCGAGTCCATTATAGCCGAGAAGGCCCTGTTGTAACCGGCCGCTATGGCCGCCCTCAGTGACTTGCCGAGCGCAAGCTCTTCACGCATCCTCTCATATATAAGGACGTTCGCGTCGACAGCCATACCTATGGTCAGGATCAAACCCGCTATGCCGGGGAGCGTAAGTGTGCCCTTGAACATCGCAAGACACGCCAGTATTATCAATATGTTGAGGACCAGCGCAAAGTTCGCGATCAGGCCGGCCAAACGGTAATATATCAACATCACTATGAAGACAAGCAGCCCTCCCAGGAGCGTTGCGCGTATACCGCTCCTTATCGAATCGGCCCCCAGAAGCGGCCCTACCGTCCTCTCCTCCTCCACTATCACCGGCGCCGGCAGCGCGCCCGCCCTTAGTACTACGGAAAGATCGTTGGCCTCATCGACCGAAAAGCTGCCCGTTATCTGCGCCTGGCCGGACGGGATCGCCTCGCGTATCACCGGGGCCGACTGGACCTTGCCGTCTAGCACTATGGCAAGCCGTTTGCCTACATTGGCGGCCGTTACCTTCGCGAATATTTCGGCGCCTTTTCCGTTAAAGGTGATCGAGACGTACGGCTCGCCGAAACCGCTCGAGCTGAACTCCGTCTTCGCGTTCACCAAGAGGTCTCCGGTGAGCGCGGCTTCCTTTGAGACGAGTATCGGCTCGCGGCCGGTGCCCTCTTTCTCTACGTATAAGACCTCGTACCCTTCGACGGGTTCGTTATTCAGCGCCTTCTTCACGTCGTCGGTATTATCGGATACGATCCTGAATTCGAGGTGGGCGGTCTGCCCTATGATCTCCAGGGCCCTGTCCCTGTCCGTCACGCCCGGAAGCTGGACTATTATATTCTCTTTACCCTGCTTCTGGATCGCCATCTCTCCCACGCCGAACTGGTCTATCCTGTTCCTTATTATCTCGATCGCCCTGTCGAGGGCGTCTTTACGGGTGTCGGCGGGGACCTTCGACGTATCTACCTTAAGGACTACGTGCATGCCGCCCTGCAGATCGAGCCCGAGGTTGATCTTTCCCTTCTGCACCACCTTGCCGTCCTTGTCCCTGACAGTGAACGGCGGCAGTATCATCCAGATACAGGCGACCGCTATCGCGATGATGCCCACCAGCTTCCATTGTAACGATTTATTCATTATGCCTATCCTCCAGATTTTATTATTCCGTCGTCTTCCGTTTCATCACGGAGATCGAGCTCTTCTGCACCTCTATCTTGACATTGTCGTCCACCTTGAGCACGACGCTGTGGTCCTTGACGTTCACTATCGTGCCGTGGATGCCGCCTGACGTTATGACCTCGTCGTTCTTCTTCAGAGACGCCACCATCTTCTTGTGGTCATCCTGCGCCTTCTTTTGCGGCCTTATCAGGAGAAAATAGAAGATGATGAATATCAATATTATGGGTAACATGTTAAATAACGGGCTCTGCGCTGCGTTCATTTGCCTTTCTCCTTTTTGTAACTGCTCATGAATCCCTCTCTGAATGCGTCGAAACGGTCATCCCTGATCGCCTCTCTGGCATAATGTATAAGTTTAACATAAAATTGTATATTATGCAATGAGACAAGCCGTAAACCCAGGAGCTCCTCGGTGTTGAAGAGGTGCCTTATGTAGGCGCGGGTGTGGTTCCTGCAGGCGAAACAACCGCAGGTCCCGTCTATGGGCCGGAAGTCCTCCTTATACAGGGCGTTGCGGAGCTGGAGGTCACCGTTCCATGTGAAGGCCTGGCCGTTCCTGCCGTTACGCGTCGGGACGACACAGTCGAACATGTCGAGACCGCGGCCTATCGCCTCCAGCAGGTCAGGCGGGGTGCCCAGGCCCATCAGATACCTCGGCTTATCCTCCGGCAGGAGGTCCGCCGTATATCCGGCCACCTCGTAGATCAGGTCTTCCGGCTCCCCTACGCTCACTCCTCCGACCGCGTATCCGTCGAAGCCGATCGCGAGCAGGTCGTCCACCGCCTTCTTGCGAAGGTCGCGGTATGTGCTTCCCTGCACGATGCCGAAGAGAAGTTTGGAGTTGGGAGTTGGGAGTTGGGAGAAATGGTCTTTAGAGCGACGGGCCCAGGCGGTCGTCAGGTCGAGTGACTGCTCGACGTAGTCGCGGGCCGCAGGGTAATGGACACATTCATCGAGCATCATCATTATATCGCTCCCGAGGCCGTCCTGGATATCGATCACCTTCTCCGGGGTAAGGAAGTGTTTGGAACCGTCGATGTGAGAAGAGAATTCAACCCCTTCCCTGCTCAGCTTCCGCAGTACCGCCAGACTGAATACCTGATAACCGCCGCTATCCGTCAATATCGGCCCCTGCCAGCCCATAAATTTGTGGAGGCCTCCGGCCTTTCTGATCAGCTCTATCCCCGGCCTCAGATAGAGATGATAGGCGTTCCCGAGTATGATCTCGGCCCCGCATCCTTTCAACTCGTCGTTCGAGATCGCCTTGACTGTGCCCTGTGTGCCGACAGGCATGAATACGGGCGTATCGACCTCTCCGTGCGCCGTCACGAGCTTCCCCAACCTTGCCTTACTCGTCTTGTCTTTGTGAATGAGTTGAAACATTAAGTGTCACCACGTCACCAGGTCACCACGTCACCAGGTCACCGCTAAAATCTTTTACGGGTGACTTTGTGACCTTGTGACTTGGTGACTCTTTCATAATATCAGCATCGCGTCACCGTAGCTGAAGAAACGGTAACGCTCCTCTATCGCCTTCCGGTACGCCTCGAAAATGAACTCCTTCCCCGCAAACGCCGAAACGAGCAGTAAGAGCGTCGATTTAGGCAGGTGGAAGTTTGTGATCAGGTGATCAGCGACTTTGAACTTAAACCCTGGATATATAAATAAGTCGGTATACCCTGATTGGCTTTGGGCTTTGGGCTTTGGGCCGTGGACTGTGGACCGTGGACTATGGACCGTTCCAGCACAATGCTCGAGGACGCGCGTAGATGTCGTACCTACCGCAAAGACCTTGCCGCCGCGATCCTTAGTCCGGGCTACCGCTTCCGCCGTCTCCACGGGAAGCTCAAAATACTCCTTGTGCATCTTATGCCCTTCAACCTCATCGCTCTTTATCGGCGCGAACGTCCCGTAATTTGTATGCAACGTCACATATGATACCCTGACCCCTATACCCGATACCCTATCGAGCAGTTCTTCCGTAAAATGGAGCCCTGCCGTAGGGCTCGCTGTCGCGCCTTCGCGCGCGCTGTAAACGGTCTGA
The genomic region above belongs to Candidatus Omnitrophota bacterium and contains:
- the secD gene encoding protein translocase subunit SecD gives rise to the protein MNKSLQWKLVGIIAIAVACIWMILPPFTVRDKDGKVVQKGKINLGLDLQGGMHVVLKVDTSKVPADTRKDALDRAIEIIRNRIDQFGVGEMAIQKQGKENIIVQLPGVTDRDRALEIIGQTAHLEFRIVSDNTDDVKKALNNEPVEGYEVLYVEKEGTGREPILVSKEAALTGDLLVNAKTEFSSSGFGEPYVSITFNGKGAEIFAKVTAANVGKRLAIVLDGKVQSAPVIREAIPSGQAQITGSFSVDEANDLSVVLRAGALPAPVIVEEERTVGPLLGADSIRSGIRATLLGGLLVFIVMLIYYRLAGLIANFALVLNILIILACLAMFKGTLTLPGIAGLILTIGMAVDANVLIYERMREELALGKSLRAAIAAGYNRAFSAIMDSNVTTIVAAALIFKFGTGPIRGFAVTLTIGLVANLFTSVVCTRVVFELMCDQFGLAKLRFMQLFPATKIDFIGKRKICYVISAVVIIAGISIFAMRGEKNLGVDFSGGTLQQFLFEKEVRVDDMRGALKSIGYGNASIQQYGNPREVIIRTQQDITKKLKELFREQFKDNSFELLRVETVGPAVGKNLRQNASASLLLAIAGILIYVMIRFNLKYGIAGVVALFHDIFVAVGALALTQRQLDLTVVAALLTIAGYSINDTIVIFDRIRENMRLVKKGSFAEILNLSLNQTLSRTILTTGVTMLVVIALLAWGGEVLNGFSFCLCVGFLSGVYSTVYIASPLILSWQKKPVVRR
- the queA gene encoding tRNA preQ1(34) S-adenosylmethionine ribosyltransferase-isomerase QueA, which produces MRLSDFDYTLPKELIAQHPAKEREKCRLMVLDRANHSIEHKTFEDLTGYFNEGDCLVLNDTRVIPARLFGRRKTGGKVELFLLEKKDPVCEALIRPSGRLKEGERITLESGDEVELLGRGEAGRFVRFGRPVGEVLEEAGHVPLPPYIDRQDEESDRSGYQTVYSAREGATASPTAGLHFTEELLDRVSGIGVRVSYVTLHTNYGTFAPIKSDEVEGHKMHKEYFELPVETAEAVARTKDRGGKVFAVGTTSTRVLEHCAGTVHSPRSTVHGPKPKAQSQSGYTDLFIYPGFKFKVADHLITNFHLPKSTLLLLVSAFAGKEFIFEAYRKAIEERYRFFSYGDAMLIL
- the yajC gene encoding preprotein translocase subunit YajC, translated to MNAAQSPLFNMLPIILIFIIFYFLLIRPQKKAQDDHKKMVASLKKNDEVITSGGIHGTIVNVKDHSVVLKVDDNVKIEVQKSSISVMKRKTTE
- the recJ gene encoding single-stranded-DNA-specific exonuclease RecJ, with the protein product MRKIWRIKDSNPAVQERLASELRISKVTAQLLANRGVDDPAKASEFLTSSISSCHDPFLLKDMDKAVARIREAIRKKERILVYGDYDVDGITSVALVSSALKMLGAVAECYIPNRLEEGYGLNLSAIKKAHKNGITLIVTVDCGIGSFNEIRHAKASGIDVIVTDHHEIPAGRVPDACAIINPLQEGCRYPFKHLAGVGIAYKLAKALFDGTSHFAEDFLDLVSLGTVADVAPLIGENRTLTKHGLGELNRRKRAGLNALMEVGGLSGKDISSGHIGFILGPRINAMGRVGSPLKALEMLLTDDESEAMRLAKMLDTENRARQKIEGKILEEAMAKVEREINFARHRVIVLASEGWHPGVIGIVASRIADRFYRPAIMISLDGKYGKGSGRSISDFHLFDYMLRCKDLLVGFGGHESACGLTIEKDRIEEFTGRINEEAASNAPEETFSPKLDIEMDVPLNAIGEAVIDEFESLSPFGEENPRPVLASRRLIVKDPPRSIGKNGFKIWVTDNTITCEAVSFGRNNLSIPKAGDSVDLAYTPSINNWQGVQSIQLELKDIK
- a CDS encoding cation diffusion facilitator family transporter, coding for MSENGGAYRDAEKGSVVSIAVNGVLFLFKIFAGVVGHSNAMIADALDTLGDAMTSAGMLIGFKIAKKPADRDHPYGHGKAESIIAKLLAIFLIALGVKVGYNSIHVIVVSHQTYVPGKIALVAAIVSIAVKLGLFQYTNVLGKKISSTAMTVYSWNIASDAFSSLVALIGIAGARHGFPMLDPLAAFLLSLLVIRTGVLGFHRAYDELMDGAPPESVIAGIRVIAMTNNSVKAIKDIKVRKMGLELMIDMTIEVDKDMKVEKGHLITDAIRGDIMAKISNAREVFIHVEPFIK
- the tgt gene encoding tRNA guanosine(34) transglycosylase Tgt, encoding MFQLIHKDKTSKARLGKLVTAHGEVDTPVFMPVGTQGTVKAISNDELKGCGAEIILGNAYHLYLRPGIELIRKAGGLHKFMGWQGPILTDSGGYQVFSLAVLRKLSREGVEFSSHIDGSKHFLTPEKVIDIQDGLGSDIMMMLDECVHYPAARDYVEQSLDLTTAWARRSKDHFSQLPTPNSKLLFGIVQGSTYRDLRKKAVDDLLAIGFDGYAVGGVSVGEPEDLIYEVAGYTADLLPEDKPRYLMGLGTPPDLLEAIGRGLDMFDCVVPTRNGRNGQAFTWNGDLQLRNALYKEDFRPIDGTCGCFACRNHTRAYIRHLFNTEELLGLRLVSLHNIQFYVKLIHYAREAIRDDRFDAFREGFMSSYKKEKGK